The Terrirubrum flagellatum nucleotide sequence ATGGCGGCGCGCATAGAGCGCGATGCGCTGCATGTAGAGATGATCATGGGCAAGCGCATGCGGGCGCGGGCCGACAAGCGACATCTCGCCGCGCAGCACGTTGAGAAGCTGTGGCAGCTCGTCAATGTTCCACCGGCGGAGGAAATGGCCAACGCGCGTGATGCGCGGATCGTTCGCCTGAGCCTGCTGGACATGCGCGCCGTCGTCGAGCGTCGTCATCGTCCGGAACTTGCAGATGCGGAACGGGCGCTGATTGAAGCCGTAGCGCCTCTGACGAAACAACGCCGGGCCGGGGCTGTCGAGCTTGATCAGCAGCATCACGACGAGCGCGAAGGGGGCGAGAAGCGTCAGCGCCGTCGCTGCGCCGACGACGTCCATAGCGCGCTTGATTGCAACCTCGAAGGTTGAGAGCGGCCGCCGCGTCAGCGACAACAATGAGATCGCGCCAATCTTCGACACCTTGGCGTCGGCGAAGCGATCGAGCATCCGGTCGGCGCCGAGATGGATCGAGGCTGGAATCGTGAGGAAATGATCGATGGCGCGATCCACGACCGCATCGCGATTGCGGTCGAGCAGGAGGAAGACATCGTCCGGGCTGCTCAGGCGCGCGCGCGCGACGGCTGCGCGAAGCTCCTTTTCCAGCGCTTCGGAATCGGGAGCGCGATCGTTCAGCGCGCTCGGGCTGATGTTGGCGAGGCCGACGACCTGCACGCCATGGTTGAGCGGCCAATGCCGGCTGACGAAAGAGAGCACCTCGGTGTCGACGCCCACGAGGAAGACGCGACGGGCGAGCATCGGCCCATTGCGGCTCAGGCGATGGACGACCGACATCACAAGGACGCGTCCACCAGCGAGAGCGAGATATCCGCAGATGTAGAACACCAGAAACGTGCCGCGCGAATAGACTGCGCTGGTCTTGGTCAGGAATGTCAGGCTGATTCCAAACAGGAAAGCCACGTTCCAACGTTTGAAGATCTGGAGAAGCTGCCCGTCAATGGTCAGATAATTCGGCAGCTCATAATCGCCACGAAGAATGCAAGGCGCGATGACGAACAGGGCGATGAGCGCGCCCATCTGAAGCTGGATTTCCGTAACCGCTGGCGATCCGTAAAACGTGTGATGGTAAATCGCGCCTGCGACCGATGCGCTGATGAAGATCGCGCCGACATCGATAGCCGGCGCCAACAACGCGAAAAGCGAGCGGAAACGGGGATCGGCCTGCCGGACCACAATGGGCCGCCTTGTCGCGGAATCCTCACGCGCTTGCGCGGCCGACTGGACGCTTGAACCATTCTGCACAATCTCAAAGTCGGCGGTCGTCACAGAGCGCTCCATTTTGGCACAGAAATCGACGCGTCTGTCGCAGCTAGCGTCGAATTCGATGTCGTTGACGGCTCCGGAGCACGCGCCGTTCCAGCACAACCCGACAGTTACGGTGAACGGTTCGTAAAGAAAGGGGAGGCATCATCCCCGGAGCATGCGGGCGTCGTGAGCGCCGTCTGACCAAGGGAAGGGTTTTGATGTCGTCGGTGGCGACCCGGGATTACGACGCCGGCGGATTGAGCGCGCCAGCCGCCGCGTCGGACCCGGCCGAGCGCAGTTTCGCTGAACTGATCGCGATCCTCGGACGCCGACTGCCGCTGATTGCGTCGGTCGCCGGCATCGTCGTTGGCGCGGCGTTGTTCTATACGCTGGTTGCAACACGCCTGTTCACGGCGTCCGCGGTGGTGCTGCTTGAACCCCGTTCGTCCGTCTCGCAGGCTGATGGGCTCCGCTATTCCTTCGCCAGCGACAGCGCGCTCGTCGACAGCCAGATGAAGCTTCTCAGCTCGGAGACCGTGTTGCGGCGCGCGGTCGAGCGGGAAGGGCTGCAGGAAGATCCCGAATTCGGCAGTCCATCCGGAGGACTTTGGCAGTCAGTGAAAAAGGCTCTGGGTCTCGCCAAGGACGATGCAGAGCAGCGCAGCGAGAACATTGCCGCGACGGTCTACGCCTTGTCGCAGGCGACAACGGTGAAGCGACCCGAGCGCACCTATGTGATGGAGGTGTCCGTCGTCTCGCGCGACGCAAAGAAGGCGGCGCGGCTCGCAAACGCGGTCGCCGAAGCTTACATCGCCGACCAGACCGATGCGCGCAGCGAAATCTCGCGACGCGAACAGGATTATCTCGAAGGCAATATCAGCCAGCTTCGCCAGAAGATCGAGAAGGCGGAAAACGATGTCGAAGCCTTCAAGCAGAAGAACGGCATCGTCGGCGCTTCAGGCAAGCTGGTGAGTGAGCAGCTTCTCACGGAAGTGAACACCGAACTCGCGGCCGCGCGCACCAAGACATCCGAGGCCAAGGCGCGCTATGATCAAGTGCGCCAGATCATCGCATCGGGAAAATCGATCGAGACCGCGCCGGATGCGCTGAAGTCGCCTGTCATCGACAAATTACGCAGCCAGTTCGCCGAGATTGTGCGGCAGGAGGCGAACGCCAAGATCACGCTGGGCGACCTTCATCCACAATATCGCGAGATTCAGCAGCAGTTGCGCGACACAAAACGGCTGATCTCCGAAGAGCTCGGCCGCATCGCAGAAGGCGCTCGCAACGATATGCGCGCGGCGGAGGCGAACGAGGCCAATATAGCGCGTCAGGTTGATCGGCTGAAACAGGAAACAACGGTCACCAACCAGGCGATGGTGCAGTTGCGCGAGCTTGAACGCGAGGTCGACACCAACAAGTCGATCCTCGACAATCTGCTCAAGGCGAAGGGTAACGTCACGCGCGACAGCGTCGATACGCCGATCGCGCGCGTCATCGCCCGCGCCGCGCCGCCCTTGTCGCCATCCAGTCCGCGTCGTGTTCCAATCATGTTGTTGGCGACGGCGATTGGCCTTGGGCTCGGCGTTGCTGCGGCGTTCGCGATGGAGGGGCTGCGGCCGCCCAAGGTGGCGAGCGCGAGCCCGCTACAGGCTGCGCAGTGGACGCCCCTGCTCCTTCCCGCGTCATCTGATCCGGATTATGTGAAAGCCATCGCTGATCTGACGGCTCGCGCGCCAGTGAAAGCGTCGTCAGGCGATCCCGGCACGCTTTTGTTTGTAAATTGTGGCGCGCCTTTCGCCGCGGAAATCGCCATGGATATTTCCCGCGCCGCCCTTGAGTCAGGGCGATCGGTTTTGCTGATCGAACTCAGCGCGCGCGCTGGCGGAATCACGCGCGCCGCTCCGCGCAACGCCGCCATTGGCGTGGTGGAGGTCGATGGCGTCGCGACGCTCGGAATTCTCGCCGCCGAGCGCGAGAAGAATCGCCTTGTCATCGCGCCGGGCGCGTTCGGCCAGCGCGGACTTGGAGCTCCTTCACTTGGCGGTCGCGCGGTCGCGCATTTCGGTCGCGCAAGCGATTTCGATCTGGTTGTCGGTTATGCGCCGGATTCGCGGGCGGATCGAAATGGCGCCTCGCAGTCCGGGTTGGTGATCGTCGCAATCGCGAATGGGCAGACCATCGACGACGGCGCGCGCGGCCTGATCGAAAGCGCCATGACCGAGGCGCCAGGGCGCTGCGTTGTGCTCGCAACGGGCTCCTGATCGTGCGGCACGGCTATGCGCCGGCAGGCGAGTTCGCCCGATATGCGACGCCGGCGGCGAAGCGGCGTCCGACATGGCGATCGCGAGCGGCTTCTCTGAGCGAGAAATTGACGATTTTTTCCGTCGCGCTGCTGTTCAGCGTCTCGACGATGCTGCTCAACCTGCTCGGTTATAATTACGAGGTGGCCGGCGGATCGCTCCTGGAAAAAATGCATCCTGGCGATCTCGTCGCCGTGGCGGCGTTCGGTCTGCTGTTTTTCTCGCGGCGACATCCCTTTCGGTTCGCGACCGATCTTCTCGCGCGTCATCTTGGCCTGACGATTTTCCTCGCCATCTGGTTTCTGCTACTTGTGTATCTCGTCATCGTGCAGAAGTCGCCATTCACGCCGATCATCGACACCTTCCTTCTGCCGATGATCATCTTCGCGCTGTTCGATCAGCAACGGGAGGCGATTTCCGCGCCGCTCGAGCGGTTCCTGCACGCTTTTATCGCGATCAACAGCCTGCTCGGCGTGTTCGAGGTCGTGACCGGCTGGCGGCTCATTCCCTATACGACGGCCGGCATCGAGATCACGGATGACTGGCGCGCGACCGCTCTCATGGGGCATCCGCTCGCCAATGCGCTGATGACGGGATGCTATCTTCTCGCGTTGCTGTTGCAGGGCGGAACGCGATTGAGCGGCGCGTGGCGGTTCCTTGCGATCGGGCTGACGTCAGCCGGCATGGTGGCGTTCGGTGGGCGCGCCGCGATGGTGCTTCTTTTTCTGTTCGCCGCGCCGCTGATCGCGCTCCGAACCGTGGGCAGTCTCGCCTACGGCCGCGCGACGCCGCTTCAGGCGGCGATGGCGACGCTTGGCGGCTTGTTTGTTGTCGGCTCCGTTGGCGCACTCGCTTCGGCCGGCGCCTTCGACCGTTTTATCGCGCGCTTCGTCGAGGATCAGGGCAGCGCCAAATCGCGCGTCGCGATGTTCGATCTGTTTGAGAGCATCTCCTGGCGCGACCTTCTGCTTGGCCCCGATCCCGCGCTGATCGACACGCTCAAGCAGATTGAGGGGCTGGAGTTCGGCATTGAAAGCTTCTGGGTCGCGTCGACGCTCGCCTATGGGTTGATCATGGCCTGCATCACCTTCATCGGAATCTTCATCTTCTGTCGACAGATCGTCCAGGTTTCACGGCCGTCGGCATGGTGGCTGTTCGCCTACTTCTTCGCTGTCGCCAGCACGTCCGTCAGCATCGCCGCGAAGACCTGCGTGCTCGCCATGCTGGCTGCAATGATGATGGTCCTTTTGCCACCGCGCCAAGGCGGCATGCGAACGTTCGTGTCGGGGCGCGCGCAGTGACCGAAGAGAAGCGGCGCGTCATCGTCGACCAGACCCATTGCGGCCGGCATGTCACCGGAATCGAGCGGATTACGCTGGAACTCTTTTCGGCCGAGGCTCTTGCGCCGTTTGACGCCAGGATTCTGCGTTCGCCCGACCGCAAGCGCATGATTTTCGATCAGATGATCTCGCTGCCGGTTGCGTCGTGGCGCGATCCGCGGGCGCTCGTCCTGTGTTCCGGATTCCCGCCAACGCCGGGACTCGCGCTGCGCGGCGATCGCGTCGTGACCTATATTCACGATCTCTTCCTGTTGACGCGCCCGCAAGACCTCAACTGGCGCGCAAAATTCTATATGGCGCCATCGCTGCGCTTTGCTCTCAAGCGCTTGCGCCGCTTTCTCGTCAATTCGGAAACAACGGGTGCTGAACTGCTGAAATTCGCGCGGCGCGATGCGGAGATCAGGCTCTATCGGCCGGAGGTTCGCAATGTTCTTGGACTTCCGTTCGTCGACCGATCGCAACGCGACAATAAATCAGGCCCGCGCTTTGTGGCGCTTGGCACCGTGGAGCCCCGGAAAAACCTGGCCGCCGCCGCCCGGATCGTCGCGGCGCTGCGCGCGAAGGGGTTTCCCGACGCGACGCTCGACATCGTCGGCCGCGATGGCTGGGGAGATGAGAGCGCGCGCTTGAAGCAGCTCGAAGGCGTGACGCTGCATGGTTATCTGCCGATCGAGCGCATCCGCGAGATCATGAGCGCGGCTGATCTGTTCATCTCGACGTCCCATGCGGAGGGGCTTGGGCTTCCGCTGCTTGAAGCGCAATATTCCGGCATTCCCGTCATCGCGCCGGATCAACCAGTGTTCCGTGAAGCGCTCGCCGAAAGCGGTTCCTTTATCTTTCCCGAGGACACGGAAAAGTCAGCCGACATGATTGCGTCCGTGATGCGGCGCGAGGGCTGGCGAGTTGCGTCGGCCACAGCGAGCCTCGCCAATATCGCGCGCTGGAACGAGACGGCGCGCGCCGACCACGCCGCTGTGATCGCGTGGCTCGAGGAACTTTCAGCGTCGCTCAAATAGCGCGGGCGGCGAACGCGTCGGCGATCGCACGCCAGGCGGGCTTGCGCGCGAGATCATCGTCGAAAGGCAATGGCCGCGCTGGCCGTCCGCGATTGGGCAGAGCCGGATCGCGCATGCCGCTGAACTTGTCGGCAAGCTGCCAGGTGATGACGATCTTGACCTCCGGCACGGCGAGCACATGGCGCAGGAATGAAGCGTAGCGCTCCGCCACCTGACGATCGCGCGTCGCGGGATCGTTCGCGAAGCTTGAGTCATCCACATCGAGTTCTGTGATGTAGATATCGAGTTTTCGCTGCGCGACACGGTGGAGAAATTCGGCGAAGGCTTCATCCGAATAATCGTATTGCGGCTTCAGATGTCCCTGGAATCCGACTGCGTCCAACGGCGCATCCTGGTCGCGCAGTTCGTCGATCAATGCGATGAAGGAACCGCGCACAGTTTTTCCGAAAGCGTCGTTCCGTTCGCAGAAGGCTTCGTTCAGCGTGATTTTAGCAGCGGGATCGAGGCGACGCGCCCGGCGCAGGGCTTGCGGCACATAGCTTGGCCCAAGAGCATCATACCAGGGGCCGCGGCGATAGTTGCGCGGCGCGCGATGGTCCGGCCAGAAGGGCTCGTTGACGACGTCCCATGAATGAAGCCGGCCCGCGTAGCGGGACACGGTCTCGTCAATATGCTTGTCGAAGAGAGCTTCGACCTCACGCCGCGAGAGGCCCTTCACCCAGGCCGGCATGTCATCATTCCAGATGAGCGTATGGCCGCGGACCTGAAGCCCGTTGGCGCGGGCGAAATCGACAAGCGCATCGCCGCCGGAATAATCGGCGATTGCGGGCCGGGCGCGGACGGCGCTGAACTTCAGCGCATAGTCCGTCGTGACGATCGACGTCTCCTTTACATAGAGAGCGCGATAGGCGTCGTCCCTGAAAATGTCGTCGGCAATGGATGCGCCGAAAAGAAGCTCGCGCGACTTCGCGATCGAAGCGAGCGTTGGGCCGCTGTTCGCGGTCGCAGCAAAAGCGGGAGAGGCGAGCGCAGCTAAACCGCCAGCGGCGCCGAATAATGTTTCGCGTCGGGACAGAAACGTCATGCCGTCTCCCGCTCATGCGCCGATTCGCAACGAACCGGCTCGATTTCTTCCTGCGCTGCAGGAGCGGCGCCGCTGGCGGGGGGGGCGCGACCTGTTGAAATTAACCATCGCGAAGGCGTCGCTTGCCTCGCGGGAGCTCGCGGCCGGGATTCTTGCAGTTCCGGCGGCATGTCGACGCTTCCGCTCTCAAATCGTCCCGATCTGGCACGGTCCATTCCGAAACCACGCATCCCCGCGCTGGCGCAGGTGGACGATCAGGTCATCAATGTCGCGAATCAGGAAGACGCCATCCGGTTCTGCATGCGTAGCCTGCGCGCCGGCCGAGGCTTCACCCTGTTCACGCTCAATCTCGATCATCTCGTGACCTTGCGGAGCGATCCGTCGTTTCGCGCGGTCTATGCCCGGGCGACGTTCGTGACGGCGGATGGCGCGCCGGTGGCGCGGCTCGCGCGCCGCTCCTATGCGCATGTCGAGCGAACGACAGGCGCCGATCTGGTGACGCCGCTCGCCGGCGCCGCGGCGTTCGAGCGGCTGCCGGTCTATCTCTTCGGCGCCAGCGAGGCGACGCTCAACAAGGCGGCCGAGAAGCTGAAGCAGCAATATCCCAACCTGATCATCGCGGGGATGGAAGCGCCGCCGCGCGGCTTTGATCCAATGGGCGAAGCCGCCGATCTCGCCGCGGATCGCATCGCCCGCTCCGGCGCGCGCATCTGCTTCGTCGCGCTCGGCGCGCCGAAGCAGGAATTTTTCGGCGACAGGATGGCGCAGCGTCATCCGCATATCGGCTGGCTCGGCATCGGCGCTGCGCTCGATTTCATCGCCGGCGAGAAGAGCCGCGCGCCACGCCTGCTTCAGCGCATCGGTCTGGAATGGTTCTGGCGATTGATGCAGGAGCCGCGGCGACTGGGGTTGCGCTATCTTCGTTGCGCGATGCTGCTTGCGAGGCTCTCACTGCACCATGAAGAAGCGCCCGTAGCGCCGGCGCGGATCGCAAGATGAACCATATTCTCTGTCTGATGCATCCGATGGATCCGCGGGGCGTCAAGCTTGGCGGCATCGAAACCCATGTGCGGCACCTGATCGCGCATCATCCCGAAGATATGCGGCTGGTGTTCGTCGGCGTCGATGAGCGCGGCGACTGCGCGATCGGCAAGCCGATCTCGATCGAGGCGTTTGGGCGCCGACTCGTGTTCCTGCCCGTGGCGCATGAGCCCGCTGACGGCATCAACCGGCCGGCGACGCACCTTTTCCGCTCGATCACATTGCGCACGGTCTTCGGGGCGCTGCGGCATTGGCGGACGATCCGTCGCCTGACGCGCGGCGCGCCTGCGAGCGCGCAGCTCCAGCGATTCGAATTTGCGCCGGTGGCGCGCGCGCTTGGGCTGCCGGCCGTGCAGGTCGTGCATGGCGAGGGCAGCAAGAAGGACAAGATGGATTCGCTGATCAAGCGATTCTGGTTCATGCATGCCGGCGCCGAGAAGCTTGCGCTGCGGCTTGCGCGACGCATCATGTGCGTCAATCCGGCGATCGTTGCGCGCATCGAGCAGGAATTTCCGATCGAAGCCTCCAAGACTGCGATGATGACAGTGTCGGTCGATCGCGATCTCTTCAAACCTCAGCCGTTCGATGTCGCGGATGACGTTTTTCGCATCATGTTCGCCGGGCGGCTCGATCAGTTCAAGGACCCGCCGCTGATGTTCCGCATCTTCGCGCGTTTGCATGAGCGGCTGAACGGCAAGTTCGAATTTCATTATGTCGGAACGAGCGATCCCGCCCGCTACGAAGAGTTCGCCGCGATCCGCGATTTCACCGTGCGGCATGGTTATCAGCAGTCCGACGGCGTGGCGCGCATCGCCGCGCGCTGCCATGCGGGCGTTCTCACCTCCTATTTCGAAGGTATGCCCTGTTACCTCCTGGAGATGCTTTCGGCGGGCCGTCCTTTCGCGGCGATTCGTCTGCCGCAATATGACCCGCTGATTGTCGATGGGATCAGCGGTCGGCTCGTCGAACGCGACGAGACAATCGAAATCTCGGAAACGGTCATGGCGGAAGCGTTCCTCGATGTCTGGAGCGGAATTCGCAAAGGTGAATATGAGCCGCAGCGGATTTCTGATCTGACCGAGCCCTATTCCATTCGCCGTCAGCTTGCGCAGCTCTTCGAGTGGCAGCGGACGATCGCGCGCCCGCCGGCGCCGCCGACAGCGAACGGCGCGTCGCCGGAGGCGGCCTGGAGCTGAGAGCGCCGACCGGCGATCATCTCTTCGCAGCTTCGGTGACTATCTGTTCGAACAAGGCGCTGTAGGCGTCGACAGCTTTCTCGATCGAGAAGTCTCGCGCGCGCCGCCGCCGTGGATCCGGGTCGCCAGGATCATCGAGCGCGGCGTCGATGGCGCTTGCAATTGCGTCTATATCGCCGACTGGCGCGATGCGCCCGCAAGCCGGGCCATTGATGATCTCCGCCGGGCCGCCGCAATCCGTCGCGATCACGGGCAGGCCATGTGACAGCGCCTCGACCACGACGTTCCCGAACGATTCCGTGCGTGACGTCAGCGCGAAGCATCGGGCCTGTCGATAGTGTTGCGCCACGTCGCGGGAGTGACCCGCAAGCTCGACGCGCCCGCCAAGTCCAAGCCGCGCAATTTCCGCCTCGAGTTTTGGTCGTTCCGCGCCTTCGCCGACGATGCGAAGACGCGCGTCGCCGCGGCGAATCCTGGCGAAGGCGGCGATGAGCGACGCGAAATCCTTCACCGGGGCCAGGCGCCCCACGGCGAGAATCAGCGGCGGCCGGTCTGCGAGTGGAGCGCCGCTGTCGGCTTCATCCGCGGCCATGAGAGCGACCGGATTGAAGATGCGAAGGCTGGTTCTATGCGAGGCGCCAAGGCGCCTGATGTGCGCAAGCAGCCCGTCGGACACGCAGACTGTGCGCGCGACGATCCGCGACAGCAGCGAAATCAGGACATAGCCGGCGCGGCTCAGCAATTGCGGCTCGGCGTCGAAATAGCCGTGATAGGAGATCACGGCGCGCGCGTTCCGGCCGGCCGCGAACGCCGCAAGCGCATGCTTGAGATTCGACGCCGCCAGCGCGGAAAATGAGATATCGGGGGCTTCGTCTTTGAGCAGCGCCTTAAGATTCCCGATGCTGTCGGCGTGTGAAGGTCCGATGTGGACGACGCGCACCCGAGGCGACAAAGGCGCGCCGGTATCCACTTCATGATCGACTGCGATGATCACCTCATCGCCGCGCTCGGCGAATCCCGACGCGAGCAAGGCAATGACGCGCTCGGCCCCGCCGGCTTCGAGCGCATGCGTATAGAACAGCAGCTTTCTGCGGGGCGGCTCGGCGATCACAATCCAGTTCTCGGTTTCATCAATTCCAAAAGGATCGCGTGCGTCGCAAATCGACTCATTCCTTAACGCTTGCAATTCAACATGCCCGCGCGGCGGCGTCCATCGCGCCCTCAAACAACCGTGCGAAGATGTATATCCAACTCCTTGTTGATCCGTTGCGCCTCTGGAGCTGGCACGCGGCGCTGGCGACTGACCTTCAGGCTGCCGGCCATCGCGTTTCTGTCAAGCTTGCGCCCACCGCAACGCACAAGGCCTTGCCGGCGGGCTATACGCTTCTCGAAGCGCTGGAGACAATGACCGCACGGGGCCGGCGGATTCGCTATGCGAAGCGCATAGCTCGCTCGGACATCGCGGTTAGCGATGCGTCGAACGATGAGGCTGCTGATCTGATCATCGACACAACCGGAACGGCGGCGCACGCGTCCGAGAGCGCGAATCGAATCGCGCTGACATTCGACGGCGGCGAGGAATCCGTCGCGATGATCGCTCTCTGCGAGGGAGCGCTTCCCACGCTCACATTGACGCGCGGCGATGGAACGCTGATCGCCAGCGCGACGCCTGCGATCGAGCGGCCGCTTTCGCTGACGCGGGCGCTCGATCATCTCTTCTCGCGGGCGCTGACGCTGTGTCGGAGTGCGCCGCGTTTTCTTCAGAAGAACGGAACGCCAGGAGTTGAGCCGGACATCGCGATGCGACGGAGCGCAAGCTTCTCACCCGTCGCCGCGAAGCTTGCGGCGCGCGCCATTGCCGCGCGACTTGCGGCTATGGTGAAGCAGGGGCCGCGCTGGCGCACGGGCTACCGCATCGCCGCCAGTGATCGCGTGATCGATCGCATGCAATGGCCGGCGTCTTCCTATTCGATGCTGAGCGATGACGGCGCGCGCTTCTACGCCGATCCTTTCCCGGTCTGGAGAGGCGGCGTCTGCCATGTCTTCATCGAGGAGTATCCGTTCGCGACAGGCAAGGGCGTGTTGAGCGTTTTCACGCTCGATAAGGAAGGGCGCGCCTCGACCGTGCGGCTGGCGCTGGAGCGGCCCTACCATCTCTCCTATCCCATGATCTTCGAGCGCAACGGCGCGACGTGGATGATTCCGGAGACGAGCAACGCGCGAACGATCGAGCTCTATCGCGCTGATCCCTTTCCCGATCGCTGGGTGTTCGAGCGGACTTTGGTGGAGAACGTGATTGCGTCGGATATGACGCTGCTCGAACATGGCGGCAAGCTCTGGCTGCTTGGCACGCTGGCTGAAGAAGGGGGCTCGACCTGGGACGGGCTCGGCGCCTTCGTCGCCGACGATCTCTTCGGCGCATGGCGCGCGCATCCCGCCAATCCCCTGCTGATCGACGCCTCCTGCGCGCGACCGGCGGGATTCGCGGCGTCAACCTCCGCAGGACTCGTGCGGCCGGTTCAGGACTGTCGCGCCCGCTACGGCGCTGGTCTGGCGCTCGCGCGCATCGACAGGCTCGACGAAGAAGGATTTGCGCAGACGGTCATCGCGCGCCTGCCGCCCGACGCGCGCTGGAAAGCGGTGGGCGCACATACGCTCAACGAATCCGAAGGCGTGGAGGTGGTCGACTGGATTTCGTGAGCGCGTGCGTCGCTCTCAGATCCGGTCCTTCACTTCGAAGCCATGCGCGAAGGGGTCGCGATCGTCGATGAAGATCGTGTTGTAACCGGTCTGCCGCGCCCAGCCTTCGATCGAAGGAATGATCGCCTCGTAGTTCCCGACTTTCGCGGCGGCCTCGACGCGTCCCTTGAAGATCGAACCGATGATGCTCTCGTGATTGAAGGCGTCGCCAACCTTCAGCTTGCCCAGCGCCGCCCACTGCGCCATGCGCGCGGATGTGCCTGTGCCGCAGGGCGATCTATCGATCGCCTTGTCGCCATAAAAGACTGCGTTGCGCGCATGCGCGTCCGGCTTCGTCGGCTTACCCGTCCACAGCACATGCGACAGGCCGCGGATCAGCGGATTATCGGGATGAACGAAGTCATACTTCGCGCGGAACGCCGCGCGCACGCGTGGGCTGAGCCGCAGAATGTCTGATGGCTGGATGTCAGCGATATCGGTGAAGACATCCTGTGGATCGACGATGGCGTAGAAATTCCCGCCATAAGCGACGTCAACCTTGAGTTCGCCAAGCCCCTCGACTTCGGCGGTCAGCCCGCGCGAATGCAGGAAAGAGGGCACATTGGTGATGCGAACGGAATCGATATAGGCGCCGTTCTGGACATAGGTCGCGACAACCTTGCCTGCGGGCGTGTCGATGTTGAGAACGCCCGGCGTCTTCGGCGAAACGAGTCCACGCTCCAGCGCCATCGTCACCGTGCCGATCGTGCCATGGCCGCACATGGGCAAACAGCCTGACGTCTCGATGAAGAGAGAGCCGATATCGCAATCTTCACGCGTCGGCGGATAGAGGATCGCGCCGGACATCATGTCATGGCCGCGCGGCTCGAACATCAGCCCGGTGCGAATCCAGTCGAACTCTGCGAGGAAATGCTCGCGGCGCTCGGCCATGGTCTTGCCTTCAAGACGCGGACCGCCGCCGGCGACCAGCCGCACGGGATTGCCGCAGGTATGTCCGTCGACGCAGAAGAAAGTGTGCGTGGCCATGATCAGAATCGCTGCGCGCTGAAAGGCGTGAGGTCGATGGATGTCGGCCGCCCGCCGACGAGTTCCGCAATCAGCCGCCCGGTCGCGGCTGATTGCGTGAGACCGTAATGACCGTGACCGAAGGCGTAAAGCACGGCGTTCGATGCGGTCGACTGGCCGATGACGGGAAGCGAATCCGGCAGCGACGGGCGATGCCCCATCCAGAGGCGACCGGTCTCGAAGGCGGGCGCGCCTTTGAGAAAGCGCGCGGCCTTGTCGTAGAGCGCGCGCGTGCGAGCATGGTTCGGCGGCGCGCTCAATCCGGCGAATTCGACGGCGCCGCCGATGCGAAGGCCCGACTCAAGCGGCGATGTGACGAAGCCGTGCCCTTCAAACGCGATCGGTCGCGAAATCAGGCCGGTGACGCCGGGAAAGCTGACATTGTAGCCGCGCTCGCTTTCGAGCGGGATCGCGTCGCCAAGCTGTTTTGCGATCTCGCGCGACCAGACGCCCGCGGCGAGAATGATGCGATCGGCGTCAAGCGTCGATCCATCGTCGAAGCGAAGGCG carries:
- a CDS encoding glycosyltransferase — encoded protein: MTEEKRRVIVDQTHCGRHVTGIERITLELFSAEALAPFDARILRSPDRKRMIFDQMISLPVASWRDPRALVLCSGFPPTPGLALRGDRVVTYIHDLFLLTRPQDLNWRAKFYMAPSLRFALKRLRRFLVNSETTGAELLKFARRDAEIRLYRPEVRNVLGLPFVDRSQRDNKSGPRFVALGTVEPRKNLAAAARIVAALRAKGFPDATLDIVGRDGWGDESARLKQLEGVTLHGYLPIERIREIMSAADLFISTSHAEGLGLPLLEAQYSGIPVIAPDQPVFREALAESGSFIFPEDTEKSADMIASVMRREGWRVASATASLANIARWNETARADHAAVIAWLEELSASLK
- a CDS encoding VpsF family polysaccharide biosynthesis protein (VpsF, distantly related to oligosaccharide ligases, is encoded next to the probable flippase VpsE.), which codes for MTIFSVALLFSVSTMLLNLLGYNYEVAGGSLLEKMHPGDLVAVAAFGLLFFSRRHPFRFATDLLARHLGLTIFLAIWFLLLVYLVIVQKSPFTPIIDTFLLPMIIFALFDQQREAISAPLERFLHAFIAINSLLGVFEVVTGWRLIPYTTAGIEITDDWRATALMGHPLANALMTGCYLLALLLQGGTRLSGAWRFLAIGLTSAGMVAFGGRAAMVLLFLFAAPLIALRTVGSLAYGRATPLQAAMATLGGLFVVGSVGALASAGAFDRFIARFVEDQGSAKSRVAMFDLFESISWRDLLLGPDPALIDTLKQIEGLEFGIESFWVASTLAYGLIMACITFIGIFIFCRQIVQVSRPSAWWLFAYFFAVASTSVSIAAKTCVLAMLAAMMMVLLPPRQGGMRTFVSGRAQ
- a CDS encoding undecaprenyl-phosphate glucose phosphotransferase, which translates into the protein MTTADFEIVQNGSSVQSAAQAREDSATRRPIVVRQADPRFRSLFALLAPAIDVGAIFISASVAGAIYHHTFYGSPAVTEIQLQMGALIALFVIAPCILRGDYELPNYLTIDGQLLQIFKRWNVAFLFGISLTFLTKTSAVYSRGTFLVFYICGYLALAGGRVLVMSVVHRLSRNGPMLARRVFLVGVDTEVLSFVSRHWPLNHGVQVVGLANISPSALNDRAPDSEALEKELRAAVARARLSSPDDVFLLLDRNRDAVVDRAIDHFLTIPASIHLGADRMLDRFADAKVSKIGAISLLSLTRRPLSTFEVAIKRAMDVVGAATALTLLAPFALVVMLLIKLDSPGPALFRQRRYGFNQRPFRICKFRTMTTLDDGAHVQQAQANDPRITRVGHFLRRWNIDELPQLLNVLRGEMSLVGPRPHALAHDHLYMQRIALYARRHNVKPGITGWAQVNGFRGETSTDDKMRGRVEHDLHYIDNWSLTFDLKILLLTVFSPRAYLNAR
- a CDS encoding GumC family protein; protein product: MSSVATRDYDAGGLSAPAAASDPAERSFAELIAILGRRLPLIASVAGIVVGAALFYTLVATRLFTASAVVLLEPRSSVSQADGLRYSFASDSALVDSQMKLLSSETVLRRAVEREGLQEDPEFGSPSGGLWQSVKKALGLAKDDAEQRSENIAATVYALSQATTVKRPERTYVMEVSVVSRDAKKAARLANAVAEAYIADQTDARSEISRREQDYLEGNISQLRQKIEKAENDVEAFKQKNGIVGASGKLVSEQLLTEVNTELAAARTKTSEAKARYDQVRQIIASGKSIETAPDALKSPVIDKLRSQFAEIVRQEANAKITLGDLHPQYREIQQQLRDTKRLISEELGRIAEGARNDMRAAEANEANIARQVDRLKQETTVTNQAMVQLRELEREVDTNKSILDNLLKAKGNVTRDSVDTPIARVIARAAPPLSPSSPRRVPIMLLATAIGLGLGVAAAFAMEGLRPPKVASASPLQAAQWTPLLLPASSDPDYVKAIADLTARAPVKASSGDPGTLLFVNCGAPFAAEIAMDISRAALESGRSVLLIELSARAGGITRAAPRNAAIGVVEVDGVATLGILAAEREKNRLVIAPGAFGQRGLGAPSLGGRAVAHFGRASDFDLVVGYAPDSRADRNGASQSGLVIVAIANGQTIDDGARGLIESAMTEAPGRCVVLATGS